The Agromyces sp. G08B096 DNA window GTGCGTCGTGGCCCCGCCGAGGAGGAGACCGACGCAGACGGCCCACGCGCGCGACCTCGTGCGCCAGGCGAACCAGGCGGCGACGGCCACGCCGACCGCGGCGAGCACGGTGAACACCCACGTCGACCCGCTGCCCATCGAGAACGCGGCACCGGGGTTGTAGGCCAGCTGCAGCCCGAACAGGTCGCCGAGGAGTGGGATGCGCTCGCCCTCGACGAGCTCCTGCTCGGCCCAGAGCTTGCTGAGCTGATCGGCGACGAGGACGGCCGCGGCGATCGCCAGGGCGATCCATGGAGCCGCCTTGGTGAAGTGCTGCACGCGTTCGGTCACCTGGACATCCTCGCAGGCGTCAGGCGCTGCCGTCGTTCGGCGGATTCCGGACAACGTCCCGTGGGAGACATCCGCACGTCCGAGGCCGGCCGTACGCTCGACCGGTGACCGAACGCACCGTCGAGCAGGCTCCCGCCGAGGCATCCGCGACCCGCACCGGTGTGCTGTCGGCGTGGCTGCAGTTCCTCGCGATGGGACTCGTGTGGGGCTCGAGCTTCCTGTTCATGAAGGTCGCGCTCGAGGGCGTCTCCTTCGGGCAGATCGCGTGGTCGCGGACCCTGCTCGGCGCGATCGCCCTCGGCATCATCGTCGCGATCATGCGTCCCCGCGTGACGGGCGCCGACGGGCGACCCGGCCCGATCCTGCCGCGGGAGCCGGCGGTGTGGGGGCACTTCCTCGTGGTGTCGATCACGACGTGCGTCGTGCCCTACCTGTGCTTCGCGTGGGCGGAGCAGTACGTGTCGTCGAGCCTCGCGTCGATCTACAACGCGACGACCCCGATCATGACCGCGCTCATGGCGACGCTCGTGTTCCGGGTCGAGCGTCTCGGCGCGAGCCGGTGGTTCGGCGTCGCGCTCGGCATCCTCGGCGTCGTCGTGGTGATCGCGCCGTGGCAGCTCGCCGCCCTCACGGGCAGTGTCGCCGGGCAGCTCGCGTGCCTCGTCGCGACGCTCTGCTACGGGTTCACGTTCGGGTACCAGCGACGCTTCCTCAGTCAGCGCCCGATCGCCCCGGCGACCTTCGCCTTCCTGTCGATCGGCGTCTCGGCGGTGGTGATGCTGCTGCTCACGCCGTTGCTCGTGCTGCACCCCGTCGAGATCGACTGGTC harbors:
- a CDS encoding signal peptidase II encodes the protein MTERVQHFTKAAPWIALAIAAAVLVADQLSKLWAEQELVEGERIPLLGDLFGLQLAYNPGAAFSMGSGSTWVFTVLAAVGVAVAAWFAWRTRSRAWAVCVGLLLGGATTHLLDRLFREPGFARGHVVDFLAYANWFIGNVADIALFAGALLLLVLSAMGLRLRPTDERPAHDPGTDAGASASTAPERHDDA
- a CDS encoding DMT family transporter, with translation MTERTVEQAPAEASATRTGVLSAWLQFLAMGLVWGSSFLFMKVALEGVSFGQIAWSRTLLGAIALGIIVAIMRPRVTGADGRPGPILPREPAVWGHFLVVSITTCVVPYLCFAWAEQYVSSSLASIYNATTPIMTALMATLVFRVERLGASRWFGVALGILGVVVVIAPWQLAALTGSVAGQLACLVATLCYGFTFGYQRRFLSQRPIAPATFAFLSIGVSAVVMLLLTPLLVLHPVEIDWSGDGWAVVASLLALGVLGTGLAYIWNINVLRAWGPTGTSTVTYVTPVVGVALGMALLGERLSWHEPAGAVLVLIGILFAQGRLRLGGRAGR